GTATTTTTCTTTTTATTCCATGTATTACGCTCAATCACGATACTGTTGTCACAGATCGAAATGTAAGTCTTCGACCAGATGATCCACTGATATAAAAATATCAGCAGAAAAACCGCCAATATCACTCCGCCGCCAATATATACCGTGAGACTTAATTCTTCCGATGACCCCTTTTCAATATAATCAATTACATCGTCGATGTTCGTAAAAGACAACACAAAAAGAATTCCAAATGTTGCTCCCAACTGCTCCAGTATCACGGAAATGTGATTGCGAAATCTGATCTTATTCTCCATCTTCTTCCCTCTGTTCTTTCACAATCTCATTGATACGTTTCTGTAGATTTTCTGCAATTTTTTCCGCCTTTTCTTCCTCCAGAAAGCGAAGCGTTACATCTCCTCCTGCGGTAGTAACAGTCACTTTTGCCACATGAAAGATCTGATCAATCGGACCTTTTGATATCTCAAGCTTATGCAGACGTTCAATCGGCACAATATTTCTCTTCACAAAGAGATACCCTTCCCGTATATCAATACATTCCTCATTAATACTGTATCGATATCTGTTATAACGGAAATAAGGTTCTACCAGCATGGAGACTGCCGCATAAATCAGCAGAACAGCTGAAATCCATCTTCCAATTTCAATCTGTTTTGGAATCAGCCAGAAGATATTCACGATCCCGATTAAAACAATAAAGATCACATCGCCGATTATTTCCGCAGTATACATGCACCCCAATGCCCGTCTGGAAAGCTTTTCATATGCCATACATTTCTTCTCCCTTTTATTCCAATTCCTGTATCAATTCAGAAATCAACTTTTCGTCCTCTTCCAACTCTTCTGCAATTTCAGAAACCGACATTTTCTTTAGCAATTTCTTTTGAATCAGTTCCTTTAGAAGTTCCCGTCTGCCGGACAATTTTCCTCTCTCTTCTCCTTCCTTTATACCGGATAGTCTGCCTTCTTCCCATCCCTCTTCCCAGGATGCCTCCCGCTCCTGCCTCATATGCTTTTCTTCATCATATTCATAGATACTCACTTGCTTCGCCTCCGCTCGGTTTTGTGTCAAAAACTCTGCCAGAATATCTTCCTCAATACATTCGCGGATTGCCTGCTCCACAGCCTCACTGATGGGCATTGTACAGATCGAGCAATTCCTTCTTATCCTGATAGAGCATGGCAAAAATACGTGACTTGTACAGTCTGTTTGCCGGGAGTTCTGTGGTTTGCTTCATAAAGCTTCCTCCTTTAATTGAATCGTTACAGGAGGTTTTCAATCCGACATCTTTCTTCTAAAAACCTCTCTGCTGTTTTAAGTTGATATCAAAGCATAGAGATTTTCCGATATGACTTTAGAATAAAAGATGCGGAATGGTTCCGCTTAGAAAACCAGAAATAATGCTTTCCTGTATTGTAACACGATTGCACAGAAAGAGGAAGAAGAATTTTTTCTTTTTCAGTAAATATCCAATGTATTCATCTGAAATGCTATCTAACCGTATAATTCATGTTTCCAAAAAACGACGCCGGACTTTCCCCGGCGCCGTTTCTTTCAAA
This window of the Mediterraneibacter gnavus ATCC 29149 genome carries:
- a CDS encoding PH domain-containing protein, translated to MAYEKLSRRALGCMYTAEIIGDVIFIVLIGIVNIFWLIPKQIEIGRWISAVLLIYAAVSMLVEPYFRYNRYRYSINEECIDIREGYLFVKRNIVPIERLHKLEISKGPIDQIFHVAKVTVTTAGGDVTLRFLEEEKAEKIAENLQKRINEIVKEQREEDGE